A single region of the Zootoca vivipara chromosome 2, rZooViv1.1, whole genome shotgun sequence genome encodes:
- the LOC118076468 gene encoding LOW QUALITY PROTEIN: olfactory receptor 10X1 (The sequence of the model RefSeq protein was modified relative to this genomic sequence to represent the inferred CDS: substituted 1 base at 1 genomic stop codon): MKKNHTQVTEFILLGFSVRPELQIAFFILFLLMYILTLIGNLLIMSVVYSDRSLHVPMYIFLFALSCSETCYSLVIVPKMLVDLIAKVGIISFAGCAAQMFLFLGLGATNCLILTSMGYDRYLAICHPLRYPVLMNMRVILXLIVISWVAGFLISLSEAAQILRLPFCGPNAIRHFFCHMRAVVRLACTADNMTEVSISTIGMLGLAGSLLFIMMTYILILSTILRIPSTEGHQKAFSTCAAHLIVVSVHYTFASIIYFKSSTADTLEDDTLISIPYTIITPFLSPIIFTLRNKEIKVAVRKVIIKKVLSQKI; the protein is encoded by the coding sequence ATGAAGAAGAACCACACACAAGTGACAGAATTTATCCTGCTTGGGTTCTCTGTACGTCCAGAGCTACAGATTGCATTTTTCATCCTGTTCCTGCTCATGTACATCCTAACCCTGATAGGAAATCTGCTGATAATGTCTGTTGTTTATTCTGATCGGAGCCTCCATGTTCCCATGTACATCTTCCTCTTTGCTTTGTCTTGCTCTGAAACCTGTTACAGTTTAGTCATTGTCCCCAAAATGCTGGTTGATCTGATAGCAAAAGTCGGAATCATCTCTTTTGCAGGGTGTGCTGCACAAATGTTTCTTTTCCTTGGACTGGGTGCAACAAACTGTCTCATTCTTACGTCTATGGGCTATGATCGGTACCTGGCAATATGCCACCCCTTGCGCTATCCTGTCCTTATGAACATGCGGGTAATTCTTTGACTCATAGTCATTTCCTGGGTTGCGGGATTCCTCATATCTCTGAGTGAGGCTGCACAGATCCTTAGGTTGCCCTTTTGTGGCCCCAATGCCATCCGGCACTTCTTTTGTCACATGAGGGCAGTGGTTAGGTTAGCCTGCACTGCCGATAATATGACTGAAGTGTCGATCTCTACTATTGGCATGCTGGGTTTGGCTGGCAGCCTTCTGTTCATCATGATGACCTACATCTTAATTCTCTCCACCATCCTGCGCATTCCCTCCACTGAAGGCCACCAGAAAGCTTTCTCCACCTGTGCCGCCCACCTCATTGTGGTAAGTGTGCACTATACCTTTGCCTCCATCATTTATTTCAAATCGAGCACAGCTGACACATTAGAAGATGACACACTGATTTCCATACCCTACACCATAATTACTCCATTTCTCAGTCCCATTATCTTTACTTTGAGAAACAAGGAAATCAAGGTTGCGGTAAGGAAGGTAATCATTAAAAAGGTACTTTCCCAAAAGATATGA
- the LOC118081489 gene encoding lactose-binding lectin l-2-like, whose translation MDDGFQNEDYWNEDYQNDIVSDNVSHNAEVSSESEHGSTESVVLDQQGYENAAQEYEYIGFSGIWLRRLPEKGEEREPALFTFEDGKWGPFGRKPFMIFSVLLLCSLIIVTAALIMAFLRCFPKCADDWYKFQEKCYYYSTERMEQNTARRYCQALGADLIVIDSENEQDFLKDELQISKETWIGLTYIEAGRKWMWQDFKNHSYTNWNGRTEPSRSQRHCVILDPAYELNWKDTECQRRFGSICEKSRHIACALQSPFLPH comes from the exons ATGGATGACGGTTTTCAGAATGAAGACTATTGGAATGAAGATTACCAGAATGACATTGTTTCAGACAATGTGTCTCATAATGCTGAAGTTTCCTCAGAGTCAGAACATGGAAGCACAG AATCAGTGGTTTTGGACCAGCAGGGATATGAGAATGCTGCGCAGGAATATGAGTATATTGGGTTTTCTGGCATCTGGCTGAGAAGGCTACcagagaagggagaggaaagagaacCAG CACTGTTTACATTTGAAGACGGCAAGTGGGGACCCTTTGGCAGGAAACCCTTCATGATCTTCTCAGTTCTCTTGCTCTGCTCCTTGATCATAGTGACAGCTGCTCTCATAATGGCGTTTCTTAGAT GCTTTCCAAAGTGTGCAGATGACTGGTATAAGTTTCAGGAGAAATGCTACTACTATTCCACGGAAAGAATGGAACAGAATACAGCTAGACGTTACTGCCAAGCCCTAGGTGCAGATCTAATAGTGATTGACAGTGAAAATGAACAG GACTTTCTGAAAGATGAACTGCAGATAAGCAAGGAAACCTGGATTGGACTGACTTACATAGAGGCTGGAAGAAAGTGGATGTGGCAAGACTTCAAAAATCATTCCTACAC aaactggaatggaaGGACAGAACCAAGCCGTTCCCAACGACACTGTGTGATTTTGGACCCCGCGTATGAATTAAATTGGAAGGACACCGAGTGCCAAAGACGCTTTGGCTCCATTTGTGAAAAGAGCAGGCACATTGCCTGTGCCCTGCAGTCCCCATTCTTACCGCATTGA
- the LOC118081487 gene encoding asialoglycoprotein receptor 2-like, with amino-acid sequence MDDGYQNEEYYNDNVSERISHTDEVHSELEPTKADSMILDQGYENAEPEYEYIGFSGIRMRRLPDNRGKAEPAPYTFEDDKWGPFVRKPISIFSLLLLCCLIMVKAAFVMTSVRCFSVCPDEWVAFREKCYYFPIKPGSWGEVRSFCRRLGADLMIIDNKTEQDFLIYKMDSTKKLWIGLRYAEGVPGWQWVDGTELTFENWEMPDNIQLTDKYNYKTHCVVTSDEASKGKWNNIPCDKLHQSVCERDKEVTCVLQSPLSPH; translated from the exons ATGGATGACGGCTATCAGAATGAAGAATACTACAATGACAATGTGTCAGAGAGAATATCCCACACTGACGAAGTGCACTCGGAGTTAGAACCTACAAAAGCAG ACTCAATGATTTTGGACCAGGGATATGAGAATGCTGAGCCGGAATATGAGTACATCGGGTTTTCTGGCATACGGATGAGAAGGCTACCGGACAACAGAGGGAAAGCAGAGCCAG CACCGTATACATTTGAGGATGACAAGTGGGGACCTTTTGTCAGGAAACCCATCAGCATCTTCTCACTTCTGCTGCTCTGCTGCCTTATCATGGTGAAAGCCGCTTTTGTGATGACATCTGTTAGAT GCTTTTCAGTGTGTCCAGATGAATGGGTAGCATTTCGGGAGAAATGCTATTACTTCCCCATAAAACCAGGAAGTTGGGGTGAGGTCAGAAGCTTCTGTCGACGCCTGGGTGCAGATCTGATGATAATTGACAACAAAACAGAACAG GACTTTCTGATTTATAAAATGGATTCCACAAAGAAACTGTGGATTGGCTTGCGTTATGCAGAGGGTGTACCAGGGTGGCAATGGGTGGATGGTACAGAGTTGACCTTCGA AAACTGGGAGATGCCAGATAACATTCAACTTACCgacaaatataattataaaaccCATTGTGTTGTTACATCAGATGAAGCCTCAAAGGGCAAGTGGAACAACATTCCCTGTGATAAGCTCCATCAGTCTGTCTGTGAAAGGGACAAGGAGGTGACCTGCGTTCTGCAGTCTCCACTTTCACCACACTGA
- the TRAPPC5 gene encoding trafficking protein particle complex subunit 5, with amino-acid sequence MDARFTRGKSAILERSLTRPKTDVSLSAFSLLFSEIVQYCQNRVYSVSELQNKLSELGQQVGARILDVLVMREKNGKRETKVINILLFIKVTVWKALFGKEADKLEQANDDDKTYYIIEKEPLINTYISVPKENSTLNCASFTAGIVEAMLTCSGFPAKVTAHWHKGTTLMIKFDESVIARDKALDGR; translated from the coding sequence ATGGACGCACGTTTTACCCGTGGAAAGTCTGCTATCCTTGAACGGTCACTCACCCGACCCAAGACTGATGTTAGCCTCAGTGCCTTTTCATTATTGTTTTCTGAGATTGTGCAGTACTGTCAGAACAGGGTCTACTCTGTTTCTGAGCTTCAGAACAAACTTTCTGAGCTAGGTCAGCAGGTGGGTGCCCGTATCCTGGATGTGTTGGTGATGCGGGAGAAAAATGGTAAGAGAGAAACCAAGGTCATCAACATTCTCCTGTTCATCAAGGTTACTGTATGGAAGGCtctctttgggaaggaggctgaCAAGCTGGAGCAAGCCAATGACGATGACAAGACTTACTACATCATCGAGAAGGAGCCTCTTATCAATACTTACATTTCTGTTCCCAAGGAGAACAGCACACTCAACTGTGCTTCCTTCACAGCGGGCATCGTGGAGGCTATGCTCACTTGCAGCGGCTTCCCTGCCAAGGTGACAGCCCACTGGCACAAGGGAACCACCCTCATGATCAAATTTGATGAGTCAGTAATAGCACGTGACAAAGCCCTGGATGGCCGCTGA